The window CGCCCTTCACCACGCCCGAGGTCCGGGCTGCGGGTTTCAGCGCGACATCGACCTGCGCCCGTCCTTCGGCGGGGACTTTCCGGGCCTGGTAGCCTTCGCGGGAGAATTCGAGCACGGCCGCGGCGGAGGGAACCCGGATGGCATAGGCGCCCTTCGCGTCGGTCGTGGTTGACACGGCCGAGCCGGAGAGCTTTACGCTCACGCCGGCGAGCGGCCTGCCGCTGTCGCCGTCGGTGACGGTTCCCCGGACCTCGGAGGCCGGCTGGGCCGCGAGGGTGGAGAGGGCAACCGATACCAGTACGGCCAGCGTACCGATCATTTTGCAGAGTTTTCTCATATTGTCAGATAGTGTTTTAGGGGTGCTTCGTTCAGCGTTCGATCCGCGTGACTACGCGGAAGTCGCGGTTGCGGATATGGTCCGTGCCGACGATCTCGATCTCGGCGCCGGGGTCCTTCGGGGTGTAGAGATAAAGACGCACGGGTTTCTGTTTGAGCCACGTGTAGCGTTCGTAGGGGATGATGCCCTCCTCGACCAGCGAACGGGCCAGCGGATCGTAGCGCTGGACCAGCTGTCCGCGTCCGTAGGTCAGCTCGCCGTTCTCGCGGCAGACGAAGGTCCAGTTGGGGGCCACGCCCCAGAAGAATACCAGCACCGACGGCGCGCCGCCCGCGGGGTCGAGGGCCGAGGAGCTTGCGATGCCCGTGTTCGAGGTGACGCCCTTGTTGTAGACACGGTACTGCTGTTTGCTGTTGCCGTTGGCCCAGTCGATGAGCGAGCGGCTTTCGAGGCGGTCGCCCCGGAAGACATACTCGGTGAAAGCGGCGGGGTAGCCGTTGCAGCAGATGCCCTGCCGGTACCACCAGTTGCCCGTGACGGCCGGATGGACGTACTCCACGATCCGGTCGCTGACGCGCGTCGTGCCTTCGGTGTGCCAGTCGCCCGTCATGATGGTCACGTCGTAGTCCTGCAACAGCACGAACAGTTCGTCCTTGTTTTTGAGGTTGTACCAGATGTCGTCCCAGGCGCCGTTGTTGGCTACGAGGGGCACGTGGCAGGCCACGACGAGCTGCCGGATCTCCGGATCGAGCGCCCGAAGGTCCTTGTAGAGCCATGCGAGCTGCTCCGGGGCGATGATCTTGTCGTATTTGTTGCGCCCGTGGTAGAGCATGTCGTCGAGCACGACGTAGTGGACCTTGCCGATGTTGAACGAGTAGTAGGTCGGCCCGAAATACTTGCGGTATTCGGCTTCGGCCTCGTAGTCGTTTTCGTATTTGTGGCAGTGGTCGTGGTTGCCGATGACGTGGTACATCAGAAACGGGGTGTCTTTGGCCAGACGCAGGTATTCGGCCATGCCCGTGTTGTTGCGGAACCAGTATTCCGAGTGGGTCATGTCGCCCAGGTTCAGCCCGTAGACCGGCGTGCGCCGCATCAGGCTGTCGGCATATTCGACCAGCCGGGGCATGAAGTCGTCGCGGAACTGGATCGAGTCTACCGGGGCGATGACGTTGCCGCTGCCGGGCGGGATGTCGATCACGCGGCCCGAGACGTGTTCGTCGGCCACCACGAGCAGCGTGTAGTCGTCGTTGGCGGCGCGCGTGAGGTGGAAATCGAACTGCTGGACGCTCTTCTTGTCCGCCGTCTTGTCGAGGGCGTGGAAGAATTTGGGCAGGAATCCGGAATAGACCTCCGGGTCGTAGCCCCTCGGCGTGGAGATCATCACGAACTCCGAGCGCGACAGCTTGGTTTTGAGCCAGTAACGGCCCTCGGCATCGGTCTTCACGACGTTGAATCCGTCGGAGACGACGACCCCTTCGACGCCGCGTCCCTCGCATTCGACGTAGCCTTTGACCGTGGCTCCCGGTTTGTCGGGGAGGGGCGGCAGTCCGGCGCTCCGGACCGGCGCCGCAAGGAGTGCGGCGACAGCCAGGAAGAGCAGGATTTTTCTGTTTTTCATCATGTTGAAATCGGTATATGGGTTCGGATTTATTCGATCTTCGTGTCGATCACGTGCAGGAGCGCTCCCTTTTGGTCGGTCACCGTGATCCGGATGGCCGCCGCGGGGTTCGCGGGGACGTATTGCAGCCAGTGGTCGGCCGTGCGGACCGTCGCGCACCACGAATAGCGCTGCCATCCGATCAGCCCCTGGTTGCAGAAATCGCGGTGGATGGGGTCGTAGCGCGCCACGCGGGTCAGCCGGCCCGAGGTCTGCACGCCGTTCTCGTAGCAGTCGAAGGTCCAGTCGGGACGCATCTCCCAGAGATTGACCAGCACCGCGGGCGAACCTCCGGCGGGGTCCGAGGCCGTTCCGGGGGCGACGGTTCCGGTGTTGGTCGTCACGCCCTTGTTGTAGACGCGGTAACGCTCCGTGGCGTATTCGTCGCCGATGGGTACGATGCGGCGGCTCATCGAGGTTCCGTTGACGGTGCAGGCCGCGAAGGCCGCCGGGGTCCCGTCGTTGCAGAGGAGTTTGTACCACCACGTGCCGCATGCCGCTGGGAGGATGTATTCGGAGGCTTTGTCGCTGATGCGCACCGAGTGGGCGTGGTGCCAGTGTCCGCTCATCACCGTCAGGTTGTAGTCGGCGAAAAGCGCGTAGAATTCGTCGAAATTTCCGAGCGCCTTTTTATAGGAGCCGTCCGTCTGCAATCCGTTGACGGTCGGCACGTGCATCGCCACGACCACGTCGCGCACGGCGGGGTCCGTCGCCGCGAGGTCCTTGCGCAGCCACTCCATCTGGCGGTCGTCGATCCGCGTGTCGTAGGCGTTCGAGCCTTTGTAGACCATGTCGTCGAGTACGATGTAGTGGATGCGGCCCAGGTTGAACGAATAGTAGGTGGGGCCGAGCGCCGCCTTGTACTGGGCGTCGGCCGTGTCGTCGGCGACCTTGTGGCAGTAGTCGTGGTTGCCGATGGCGTGGAAGACCGGGAAATCGACATCTTTCATCGCCTCGATGTACTGCGGGAAGGAGTAGTTCTTCGAATACCAGTATTCCGAGTGGGTCATGTCGCCCAGATTCAGCCCGTAGACGCGGTATCCCGCGGGGGCCGAGGCGGCGTGGGCGGCGAGCGCGGGGACGAACCGTTCGCGGCATTGCTTGGCGTCGAGTTCGGCGACGACCGTTCCGCTGTCGTTCGGATAGCCCGGTTTGCGTCCCGAGATGTGTACGTCGGCCATGACCAGCAGCAGGTGGCGGGTGTTGTCCGCGGCGGTCAGGTCGAAATCGAAGCGCTGCGTGCCCGGTTCGGCGGGATCTATGGCCGCATAGAATGTCGGAAGGATGCCGTCGCGGGCCGTTTCGTAGCCCGAGGGTACGGAGATGCGCACGAAATCGGCCGACGAGAGGTCGCTCGTAAAGGAGTAGTAGCCTTCGGCGTCGGTTTTCACGACGTTCGCGCCGTCGGAAACCGCGACGCCGGCGATGCCACGGCCGTCGCAGCGGACATATCCGCAGATATTTCCCTCTCCGGCGGGAGGGGGTACGGGGCCTTCGGAAGACGAGTCGGACGAACAGCCCGCGAGGAGCGTCAAGGCGAGCGCCGCCGATGAAAAGCAATTCAGAATTCGGTTCATTCGGGTTTGGATTTTCGTGTTGCCGTGTGGCAACGGTTAGTCGGTACGGCAAATGTACCCATAAATGAATATCCTCCGCAGGAGGGCTGCGAAAATCAAACCCTTTGAAAAATAAAGGGGCTGAATGTCAGTCTGTTGCTGATAATTCGGGTTCGTTTTATCAAACTGTGTAACGGCATTGTAACGCCCGAAAAGCGCCCCGGAAGGTGATTTTGATTCCGAATTTTATTATCTTGTCTGACCGAAACACGCCTTTTGCCATGAACCGAAGCCTTTGCTGTCTGCTGTTTGCCGCCGTATCTCTCACGACGGGCTGCCGGGACGAACTCGATCACGAACTCGACAG of the Alistipes senegalensis JC50 genome contains:
- a CDS encoding metallophosphoesterase N-terminal domain-containing protein; the protein is MKNRKILLFLAVAALLAAPVRSAGLPPLPDKPGATVKGYVECEGRGVEGVVVSDGFNVVKTDAEGRYWLKTKLSRSEFVMISTPRGYDPEVYSGFLPKFFHALDKTADKKSVQQFDFHLTRAANDDYTLLVVADEHVSGRVIDIPPGSGNVIAPVDSIQFRDDFMPRLVEYADSLMRRTPVYGLNLGDMTHSEYWFRNNTGMAEYLRLAKDTPFLMYHVIGNHDHCHKYENDYEAEAEYRKYFGPTYYSFNIGKVHYVVLDDMLYHGRNKYDKIIAPEQLAWLYKDLRALDPEIRQLVVACHVPLVANNGAWDDIWYNLKNKDELFVLLQDYDVTIMTGDWHTEGTTRVSDRIVEYVHPAVTGNWWYRQGICCNGYPAAFTEYVFRGDRLESRSLIDWANGNSKQQYRVYNKGVTSNTGIASSSALDPAGGAPSVLVFFWGVAPNWTFVCRENGELTYGRGQLVQRYDPLARSLVEEGIIPYERYTWLKQKPVRLYLYTPKDPGAEIEIVGTDHIRNRDFRVVTRIER
- a CDS encoding metallophosphoesterase N-terminal domain-containing protein, which gives rise to MNRILNCFSSAALALTLLAGCSSDSSSEGPVPPPAGEGNICGYVRCDGRGIAGVAVSDGANVVKTDAEGYYSFTSDLSSADFVRISVPSGYETARDGILPTFYAAIDPAEPGTQRFDFDLTAADNTRHLLLVMADVHISGRKPGYPNDSGTVVAELDAKQCRERFVPALAAHAASAPAGYRVYGLNLGDMTHSEYWYSKNYSFPQYIEAMKDVDFPVFHAIGNHDYCHKVADDTADAQYKAALGPTYYSFNLGRIHYIVLDDMVYKGSNAYDTRIDDRQMEWLRKDLAATDPAVRDVVVAMHVPTVNGLQTDGSYKKALGNFDEFYALFADYNLTVMSGHWHHAHSVRISDKASEYILPAACGTWWYKLLCNDGTPAAFAACTVNGTSMSRRIVPIGDEYATERYRVYNKGVTTNTGTVAPGTASDPAGGSPAVLVNLWEMRPDWTFDCYENGVQTSGRLTRVARYDPIHRDFCNQGLIGWQRYSWCATVRTADHWLQYVPANPAAAIRITVTDQKGALLHVIDTKIE